One window of Microtus pennsylvanicus isolate mMicPen1 chromosome X, mMicPen1.hap1, whole genome shotgun sequence genomic DNA carries:
- the LOC142841331 gene encoding dolichyl-diphosphooligosaccharide--protein glycosyltransferase subunit 4-like — translation MITDVQLAIFANMLGVWLFLLVALYHHVAVNNPKKQE, via the coding sequence ATGATCACGGACGTGCAGCTCGCCATCTTCGCCAACATGCTGGGCGTGTGGCTTTTCTTGCTTGTGGCTCtctatcaccacgtggcagtcaACAATCCCAAGAAGCaggaatga